The Pongo pygmaeus isolate AG05252 chromosome 18, NHGRI_mPonPyg2-v2.0_pri, whole genome shotgun sequence DNA window cctgtaatcccagcactttgggaggccgaggtgggcggatcatgaggtcaggagttcaagaccagcctggccaacatcgtgaaaccctgtctctactaagaatataaaaaaaattatctgggcatggtggcgcgtgtctgtagtccccgtactcaggaggctgaggcaggagaatcacttgaacccgggaggtgaaggttggagtgagccgagattgcgctactgcactccagcttgggcaacagagtgagacttcgtctcaaaagaaaaaacaaaaaactgagagTTCATAGGCCTGTGTGTGGGAGGATATTCCATAAACTGATCCATCCTGCACTCTTTTTGCATTGCAGTGTTTCACCTGTCTCGGAAGGTAACATCTCTGGTCCCTGAGAGCTGCCTGCTGATTTTGCTGGGCCTGGTGCTAGGGGGCATTGTTTTGGCTGTGGCCAAGAAAGCTGAGTACCAGCTGGAGCCAGgcaccttcttcctcttcctgctgCCTCCTATTGTGTTGGACTCAGGCTATTTCATGCCTAGCAGGCTGTTCTTTGACAACTTGGGTGCCATCCTCACCTATGCCGTGGTAGGCACACTCTGGAATGCCTTCACAACAGGTGCTGCCCTCTGGGGCTTGCAGCAGGCTGGACTTGTAGGTGAGTGACCCTAAGACCTGGGCTTTGCCAGACCCATcacccctctcccttctcctcaaGCTCTGGAGGTCCATGCTGGTGTGAGCCATGCCCTGAAAGCTCCATCCTAGGTCCCTCCCTCTGGAGTGCAAGGCAGTGCTCCCGATGGGGTTCAGGCCTCATCGAGGTCTCTGCCAGTCTGGGCTTCTGCAGCATAACAGCTGAGCAGGAGTCTGGCTCCCAGCTGTATGTGGGCTGCCAAGGCTGGGGAGCCTGTGTTACCACTCTGTTGCCTCCTGCCCCCTGTTACCACATTGCCATTTGCCAGCCCTGCTCCCCTGAGGCACAGCTGTGCATCATTTCTGCAAGGGCCTGCTGTCCTGGCTTTCCCCAGGCCAGGCCtgggtggttttctttttttattgttattattttttcttaactatatgttgtctataagaaattcattattttaaaacatttatttttaaaaaataaataaatataataggtattttaaaaataaatattataaatccaTCAAATGCTGGCACTACACTGGGTTTTCTCTCCTTACTTATCCCACTGACTCTTCATAGCAACCCTTTTGTGTAGTTTGTCAcatttacacatgaggaaatagAGCCCCTTACATTTGTTTGCTGTCAGGTCCAAGTTTAGCAGAAGAGGTCcgtgttttctgttgttgttgttgttgcttgtttttttgagatggagtctcactcttgtccaggctagagtgcaatggcatgatcttggcttactgcaaccttcacctcctgggttcaagcaattctcctgtcttagcctcctgagtagctgggattacaagcgtgtgtcactatgcccggctaatttttgtatttttagtagagatggggtttcgccacgttggccaggctagtcttgaactcctgagctcaggtgatctgcccacctcaacctgtcaaagtgctaggattacaggcgtgagccaccgtgcctggcctcaggtcTGTTTTACTGAGGCTTTTTGCCTTTAGGTTGCCCTCTCTTGCTACCTTCTTTATTTCCTAACCCAAGAAATTCATTCAACCCTGAAGGTTAATGATTCACACTTTTTCCAAGGTATTACAAGAAAACGTTTACAATTGCTACCTGGGACTCTAACCTGGTTTCCCTATTGAGGTAGTGAACTATTTGgggcaggaagggaagggaggacatCAGATCATAATAACAGTAATAGATAATAATATCTTTTGGGTACTTACTATATGTTAGGCATTGGCTAACTAAGGAACTTTTTGAGGTAGATATTGTTATTAGTCTCAATTTAGACATGGGGAAACTGGGGCTCATAGAAATTATATGACATATTCAAGTCCGATCTGTGGTGCTTTTCTTACTATATTCAGTTCTCCACACCTGCTGAGAATTGTGTCACATCCCTTTGGCCGGGAACCACAGGTGTGGGAGAAAGCACTCTCTTTTGTTATTCTCCCTAATAAAAATAGTTAGCAGCCAATTTCCATTTGCTGGTAGTTATTATTACTGTTGCTACAGTGCTTtttccctattttatttattattattttttgagactgagtctcactgtgtcacccgggctggagtgcagtggcacgatctcggctcactgcagcctccgcctccctggttcaagtgattctcctgcctcagcctcccaagtagctgggattacaggcctgcaccactgcgcctggctactttttgtatttttagtagagacagggtttcaccatgttggccaggctggtcttgaactcctgacctcaggtgatccagcccacctcggcctcccaaagtgctgggattacaggcatgagtcactgcacctggcctttttccCTATTCCAGATGGCTGGGttgagttttgaaacaatcttgtgaggcaggcagatgaggAGGCATGGCTGAGGTGAACCACATGACAGTGATGGAACCAGCATCACACAGTtggtaagtggcaaagccagacCTTAGGCACAGGTAGCTTGACTGAAGTCTCCTGATCTGCAGGCTAATGCTGTCTTTGCCATCCCAAGTCCTCTTTGGGCTTCGTTGTTGTATCAGCAGGGGTGGGGCCTGGGCTTGTTCCAGGGCGTGCTCCAGGAGACTGGGTCATCTTCAATGACTGGCCTGTCCTACACATGTCCCTCAATAGCCCCTAGGGTGCAGGCTGGCTTACTGGACTTCCTGCTGTTTGGGAGCCTCATCTCGGCGGTGGACCCTGTGGCCGTGCTAGCTGTCTTTGAGGAGGTGCACGTCAATGAGACTCTCTTTATCATCGTCTTTGGCGAGTCCCTGCTCAATGATGCTGTCACCGTGGTGAGCGTGCTCAGCTGACTGCCATTCCCTGACCCCAAGCTGCATGCTCTGACCAACTAGGGGTCTGCGCAGACTCAGTCCCCTGGGACAGAAATATGCTGTCTGCTTTCACCCTGCTCTCCCAGCAGTCCCAGTTGCTGCCTTCCCGACTCACTGCTGACTCTCCTCTTCTCATTCAGGTGCTGTACAAGGTCTGCAACTCCTTTGTGGAGATGGGCTCTGCCAATGTGCAGGCCATTGACTACCTGAAGGGAGTCGGTCAGTATTTCCCCGCTCCCAGCTGGCATTGGAGATCTGCCTCCCCTGGGTTGCTGAGGCCCTCCCACCCCACATCAGGACAGAAGAGGCTATTCGGGTTGCCTCATCTCCTCTATAGAGAAATGGGGTCTGGGAGGGGCTTGCCAGGGATCCTGGCTCTGGGGTTTTGAGCCCCTGGGAGTGCGGTGGGCATCATCCCTCACTCCCTGCCAGGCAGCAGTCTTGTCAGCCCGGGTAGGGTCCGGGCCAGGGGTCATGCTGACAACccactcctccctcagcctccctgttTGTGGTCAGTCTGGGCGGGGCAGCCGTGGGCTTAGTCTTTGCCTTCCTCCTGGCCCTGACCACACGCTTCACCAAGCGGGTCCGCATCATCGAGCCGCTGCTGGTCTTCCTCCTCGCCTACGCAGCCTACCTCACTGCTGAAATGGCCTCGCTGTCCGCCATTCTTGCGTGAGTTTTGGGGGCCTTGCAGGCAGATAGCTGGGAGGGGGTACTGGAGATGGTTGCCCCTCATAGGGACACAGGCAGGAACTTCAGGAGTCCATAGGTTTCCCTGAGCCCTTGTGGTAGTGGGAGCATCAGACTCTCCTGGGGAGTCAGTAAACCTCAGCAGTATTTCAGGAGCTGCCTCCAGAGCTGTCCTCAGCACCCTGAAACCCTCTGGGTGTAGGCTGGGCTGGAAATAGACTTTAAGGCCTGGGGCCACCAGCGCTGGGGGCCACAGCACTTCAGAAGTTGCATCAGAGAACCCGCTAGTCAGAGCATGTTCCTCCCACCTTCCCTTCCAGGAGACACTGAGTGGGAAGCCTGGAGATCTGGACTCTTAGCCCAGCGCTACCACTCAAGTCTTCAGGCCTCCCTGGGCTTCAGCTCTGAGAGTCTGACATCCTGTAATGGGCAATGCCCCCTCCTGCAGTATGCTCAAACCCTGGAGGCTGTGCCCCCTGGAACCCTTCCCCACTTGCCatgtctctccatcctctcccagGGTGACCATGTGTGGCCTGGGCTGTAAGAAGTACGTGGAGGCCAACATCTCCCATAAGTCACGCACAACTGTCAAATATACAATGAAGACTCTAGCCAGCTGTGCTGAGACCGTCATCTTCATGCTGCTTGGCATCTCAGCCGTGGACTCTTCTAAGTGGGCCTGGGATTCTGGGCTGGTGCTGGGCACCCTCATCTTCATCCTGTTCTTCCGAGCCCTCGGTATTGCTGGCACCCTCTGCTTTCCCACTCTCCTTCCTGTCCCGCCCCTCCCTGCAGCTCATCTCCCCATCTGAGTCCACATCTTTGTCAATTCCTAAGCCTCCTCTTGTTGCTCACCTGTCCCAGCCCCTGTTAGACCTCAGCCCAGATACTTGGTCCCATCCACTCCCACGTCCTCCACTCCCAACGCTTTGCTCCCACTGGCCTCCCTCCCGCTGTAGGCGTAGTCCTGCAGACCTGGGTGCTGAATCAGTTCCGGCTAGTCCCTCTGGACAAGATTGACCAAGTGGTGATGTCCTATGGGGGCCTGCGGGGGGCTGTGGCCTTTGCTCTCGTCATCCTACTGGATAGGACCAAGGTCCCTGCCAAGGACTACTTTGTAGCCACCACTATTGTAGTGGTCTTCTTCACAGTCATCGTGCAGGTGGGAGTGCCCACAAGGCTGGGTAGGGAGAGGGTTGGGCAGGCCCTGGGGGAGTCTTGGAGCCTATGGGACAGGGGCTTCTCTTCCCACTGGGAGATGGAGGGCCCTGACTTCCCAGACcttgagtgcagtggggtgggggtACTGAAGCTGAAGCCTCATTATGGGGAGAGAAAGGCAGCAGAGAACTGAATAGGAATAGGGCAGGGCTCACCTCCTGCCTGTCCATAGGGCTTGACCATCAAGCCACTGGTCAAATGGCTGAAGGTGAAGAGGAGTGAGCATCACAAACCCACTCTGAACCAGGAGCTGCATGAACACGTGGGTATCAGAACCCCAGCCCTCGCCTGTCCCTCTCGACCTTCTCCTATTTTGGGCAGAGTCCTGATCCAGTCCCCCTACCCACCCCCCTTCTAGACTTTTGACCACATTCTGGCTGCAGTGGAGGACGTTGTGGGGCACCATGGCTACCACTACTGGAGGGACAGGTGAGGGAGCTGCCCCGAGGCTCcttcagcagcagcagccccacCAGCCAGGGAAGCATGGGGGATGTGCCACACTTCTGAGAAGGGACAGAGCCAGGTTCAGGCTGGGTGACCTCTGCCTGAAGCCCTTCAGTGGCATCCCAGTGCTCTCAGGTTAAGACAAGGCTCCCCAGTGTGGCCTGCTTGGCCCTGCATGGTTTGGCAACTGCCAGACTCCAGCCTCATCGTGCTCTGCTGTCTTTGACTGTCTGCCTGCTAATTCCATGGACCCTGCCTTAGAGCCTCAGGACCCACCATGCTCCCCAAGCCTGGCCACTGGGACCTCTGTACTAGAACACTCCTTCACCTCCCTCTCATTTACTCAGCTTCGAGTCATCCTTCACAactcaccataggcttcaattcCTTAGGGAGGACTTCCCTGGCCTCCCTGGCTAGGACATATCCGTGTCATATTCTCTAATTATCCTTTGTAGTTCTTGTCATGGTTGCAATTTTACAGTGATTTGTAATAATTTCAATTACTGTCAGGCTTTCCCATGACACTGTaaattccatgagggcagggactagcCTTGAGATTCTCTCTGGCTGAGGCCCATATCTAAAAAGCCAGGCCAGTGCTGACGGTGTCCTTGCCCCGTCTGAGGAAGGGCCACCTGGCCAGGCCTTGGGAATGGGACTCAGGGCCGGGCCTGGCATCCTCTGTAGGTGGGAGCAGTTTGACAAGAAATACCTGAGTCAGCTGCTGATGCGACGATCAGCCTACCGCATCCGGGACCAGATCTGGGATGTGTACTACAGGCTTAACATCCGGGATGCCATCAGCTTTGTGGACCAGGTGGGCCAGCAGCTTCCAGGTGGGCCAGTGGTGGGTGGGCAGATGGTCAGCAGAGCAGGACAGAAAGGGGTGGCAAGCAGGCCGGCCCTGAGCAGGGAGTTGGGAATTCCTAGCTGGCTCCATGGTCTGGTGAAGTGGCAGCAGCAGGAAGCAGCTGGGTCTGGTGCTGACATTCAGAGTCTGGCAGGCAGTCCAGAGAGGTGGGAAACAGCTGGACTCTGGAGTCAGCTCAACCATTATTACTTCCAAgcttgtgaccttgggtaagtcacactctctgagcctgtttccttagCTGTAAGAAAGCAGAcataagaggctgggcacggtggctcatgcctgtaatcccagcattgtgggagcctgaggtgggtagatcacttgaggtcaggagtttgagaccagcctggccaacgtggtgaaaccctgtctctactaaaaatacaaaaactagccaggcatggtggtgcatgcctgtaatcccaactactctggaggctgaggcaggagaatcactaaaATCTGGgaagtgggctgggcacggtggctcacacctgtaatcccagcactttgcggggccaaggcgggtagatcatgaggtcaggagttcaagaccagcctggccaacatagtgaaaccccgtctctactaaaaatacaaaaactagccaggtgtggtggtgggcgcctgtagacccagctacttgggaggctgcggcaggagaatcgcttgaaccctggt harbors:
- the SLC9A5 gene encoding sodium/hydrogen exchanger 5 isoform X5, coding for MLRAALSLLALPLAGAAEEPTQKPESPGEPPPGLELFRWQWHEVEAPYLVALWILVASLAKIVFHLSRKVTSLVPESCLLILLGLVLGGIVLAVAKKAEYQLEPGTFFLFLLPPIVLDSGYFMPSRLFFDNLGAILTYAVVGTLWNAFTTGAALWGLQQAGLVAPRVQAGLLDFLLFGSLISAVDPVAVLAVFEEVHVNETLFIIVFGESLLNDAVTVVLYKVCNSFVEMGSANVQAIDYLKGVASLFVVSLGGAAVGLVFAFLLALTTRFTKRVRIIEPLLVFLLAYAAYLTAEMASLSAILAVTMCGLGCKKYVEANISHKSRTTVKYTMKTLASCAETVIFMLLGISAVDSSKWAWDSGLVLGTLIFILFFRALGVVLQTWVLNQFRLVPLDKIDQVVMSYGGLRGAVAFALVILLDRTKVPAKDYFVATTIVVVFFTVIVQGLTIKPLVKWLKVKRSEHHKPTLNQELHEHTFDHILAAVEDVVGHHGYHYWRDRWEQFDKKYLSQLLMRRSAYRIRDQIWDVYYRLNIRDAISFVDQGGHVLSSTGLTLPSMPSRNSVAETSVTNLLRESGSGACLDLQVIDTVRSGRDREDAVMHHLLCGGLYKPRRREALRCAQAHESFPPPQPVQRRSSPGRVGRGTWQCTCPRKPPRLCLWTCRRVGTRASHPWRA
- the SLC9A5 gene encoding sodium/hydrogen exchanger 5 isoform X2, which codes for MLRAALSLLALPLAGAAEEPTQKPESPGEPPPGLELFRWQWHEVEAPYLVALWILVASLAKIVFHLSRKVTSLVPESCLLILLGLVLGGIVLAVAKKAEYQLEPGTFFLFLLPPIVLDSGYFMPSRLFFDNLGAILTYAVVGTLWNAFTTGAALWGLQQAGLVAPRVQAGLLDFLLFGSLISAVDPVAVLAVFEEVHVNETLFIIVFGESLLNDAVTVVLYKVCNSFVEMGSANVQAIDYLKGVASLFVVSLGGAAVGLVFAFLLALTTRFTKRVRIIEPLLVFLLAYAAYLTAEMASLSAILAVTMCGLGCKKYVEANISHKSRTTVKYTMKTLASCAETVIFMLLGISAVDSSKWAWDSGLVLGTLIFILFFRALGVVLQTWVLNQFRLVPLDKIDQVVMSYGGLRGAVAFALVILLDRTKVPAKDYFVATTIVVVFFTVIVQGLTIKPLVKWLKVKRSEHHKPTLNQELHEHTFDHILAAVEDVVGHHGYHYWRDRWEQFDKKYLSQLLMRRSAYRIRDQIWDVYYRLNIRDAISFVDQGGHVLSSTGLTLPSMPSRNSVAETSVTNLLRESGSGACLDLQVIDTVRSGRDREDAVMHHLLCGGLYKPRRRYKASCSRHFISEDAQERQDKEVFQQNMKRRLESFKSTKHNICFTKSKPRPRKTGRRKDGVANAEATNGKHRDLGFRDTAAVILTVESEEEEEESDSSETEKEDDEGIIFVARATSEVLQEGKVSGSLEVCPSPRIIPPSPTCAEKELPWKSGQGDLAVYVSSETTKIVPVDMQTGWNQSISSLESLASPPCNQAPILTCLPPHLRGAEEPQVPLHLPSDPRPSFAFPPSLAKAGRSRSESSADLPQQQELQPLMGHKDHTHLSPGTATSHWCIQFNRGSRL
- the SLC9A5 gene encoding sodium/hydrogen exchanger 5 isoform X1; this translates as MLRAALSLLALPLAGAAEEPTQKPESPGEPPPGLELFRWQWHEVEAPYLVALWILVASLAKIVFHLSRKVTSLVPESCLLILLGLVLGGIVLAVAKKAEYQLEPGTFFLFLLPPIVLDSGYFMPSRLFFDNLGAILTYAVVGTLWNAFTTGAALWGLQQAGLVAPRVQAGLLDFLLFGSLISAVDPVAVLAVFEEVHVNETLFIIVFGESLLNDAVTVVLYKVCNSFVEMGSANVQAIDYLKGVASLFVVSLGGAAVGLVFAFLLALTTRFTKRVRIIEPLLVFLLAYAAYLTAEMASLSAILAVTMCGLGCKKYVEANISHKSRTTVKYTMKTLASCAETVIFMLLGISAVDSSKWAWDSGLVLGTLIFILFFRALGVVLQTWVLNQFRLVPLDKIDQVVMSYGGLRGAVAFALVILLDRTKVPAKDYFVATTIVVVFFTVIVQGLTIKPLVKWLKVKRSEHHKPTLNQELHEHTFDHILAAVEDVVGHHGYHYWRDRWEQFDKKYLSQLLMRRSAYRIRDQIWDVYYRLNIRDAISFVDQGGHVLSSTGLTLPSMPSRNSVAETSVTNLLRESGSGACLDLQVIDTVRSGRDREDAVMHHLLCGGLYKPRRRYKASCSRHFISEDAQERQDKEVFQQNMKRRLESFKSTKHNICFTKSKPRPRKTGRRKKDGVANAEATNGKHRDLGFRDTAAVILTVESEEEEEESDSSETEKEDDEGIIFVARATSEVLQEGKVSGSLEVCPSPRIIPPSPTCAEKELPWKSGQGDLAVYVSSETTKIVPVDMQTGWNQSISSLESLASPPCNQAPILTCLPPHLRGAEEPQVPLHLPSDPRPSFAFPPSLAKAGRSRSESSADLPQQQELQPLMGHKDHTHLSPGTATSHWCIQFNRGSRL